The following coding sequences are from one Leptolyngbya sp. NIES-3755 window:
- a CDS encoding hypothetical protein (hypothetical protein MC7420_5277;~similar to AA sequence:cyanobase_aa:LBDG_00090), producing MKNTGKFFGGRFLLGTIMLSSITGCELQDQIRLLMPQPKIEITMEVRSTKPGHYTLSGYTNLPDQTHLTVQAVRSLQVNAASGVLNNQPIRSVLSQRQVQVKHGQWQTEMNLHQALPNGRSIEAWQSNAVQATMVPSDQVQFVATTEPQNRAIELQPNATVKTQFASDGRVFLRVEHSIALAPPTVRSKTVTR from the coding sequence ATGAAAAATACGGGAAAGTTTTTTGGAGGTCGTTTTCTCCTGGGAACTATCATGCTGTCGAGCATCACAGGGTGTGAATTGCAGGATCAGATCAGACTGTTGATGCCTCAGCCCAAAATTGAAATCACAATGGAAGTCCGATCGACAAAACCGGGACATTACACGTTGTCCGGTTATACGAACTTACCGGATCAAACCCATCTCACGGTTCAAGCGGTGCGATCGTTGCAAGTCAATGCCGCGTCCGGTGTTCTGAACAATCAACCGATCCGATCGGTCCTCTCTCAGCGTCAAGTTCAAGTCAAACATGGACAATGGCAAACTGAAATGAATCTGCACCAAGCGCTTCCTAATGGTCGATCAATTGAAGCTTGGCAATCGAATGCAGTTCAGGCAACAATGGTTCCGTCTGATCAAGTGCAGTTTGTTGCAACGACGGAACCTCAAAATCGTGCGATCGAGCTTCAACCCAATGCGACTGTCAAAACTCAGTTTGCTTCAGATGGTCGAGTCTTTCTGCGCGTGGAACACTCGATCGCATTAGCTCCACCAACCGTTAGATCAAAGACAGTAACTCGATAG
- a CDS encoding endoglucanase Y (similar to AA sequence:cyanobase_aa:LBDG_00120), protein MRLPRLKRSLKRFRLGRAFILVLSIALSFFLTLTACTEAAKPPKHAQLLKESWSAYRQRFIQDDGRVIDRQDTDRSISEGQAYGLLRAAMVSDRQTFDRILQWSENNLKRKDNNQQLIDHLWAWRWGRDSNNQWTILDQNFATDADIDAITALIIAARKWQQSDYLNLATIKLKDLWEHGTISINQQQYLLPGSIEVFRKNDALKFNPSYLAPAAFRLFAQVDSHHQWQRLIDSSYEVLNQSTDLSKVNLPSDWVLFQPDTGSYAPIQKNDLVSRYGFDATRVWWRVAIDAEWFGEPRAKAFLKEHLGYLKQLWRSQNSIPAQLDLNGRSLVSYEATSQYGMLYAAFRVIEPSIAAEIFERKLSPQYRNGFWENDSAYYTQNLAWFGLMPASMVVPYLSHST, encoded by the coding sequence ATGCGTCTACCTCGATTAAAGCGATCGTTAAAAAGGTTCCGATTGGGCAGAGCCTTCATTCTCGTATTGTCGATCGCGCTTTCGTTTTTTCTCACGCTCACAGCTTGTACCGAAGCCGCTAAACCTCCAAAACATGCTCAACTGTTAAAAGAAAGCTGGAGCGCGTATCGGCAGCGATTCATTCAAGACGATGGGCGGGTCATCGATCGACAAGATACCGATCGATCCATTTCCGAGGGTCAAGCTTACGGACTGTTGAGAGCCGCGATGGTCAGCGATCGACAAACCTTCGATCGAATTCTGCAATGGTCAGAGAACAATCTCAAACGCAAAGATAACAATCAGCAATTGATCGATCATCTTTGGGCATGGAGATGGGGACGCGATAGTAACAATCAATGGACAATTCTGGATCAAAACTTTGCGACCGATGCCGATATTGATGCCATCACCGCATTGATTATTGCGGCTCGAAAGTGGCAACAGTCCGACTATCTCAACTTAGCAACGATCAAGCTCAAGGATCTTTGGGAGCATGGAACGATTTCGATCAATCAGCAGCAGTATCTATTACCTGGATCGATCGAGGTTTTCCGAAAAAACGATGCGCTCAAATTTAATCCTTCGTATCTTGCTCCCGCGGCGTTTCGGTTATTTGCTCAGGTTGACTCACACCATCAATGGCAACGCTTGATTGATAGTAGCTATGAAGTACTGAATCAATCGACTGACCTTTCAAAAGTGAACCTTCCGAGTGACTGGGTTTTGTTTCAGCCCGACACTGGAAGCTATGCCCCGATTCAAAAAAATGACTTGGTGAGCCGTTATGGTTTCGATGCAACTCGCGTTTGGTGGCGGGTCGCGATCGATGCTGAATGGTTCGGTGAGCCGAGAGCCAAAGCCTTTCTCAAAGAGCATCTTGGCTATCTCAAGCAACTTTGGCGATCGCAAAATTCGATTCCAGCCCAATTGGATTTGAATGGTCGATCGCTAGTCTCTTATGAAGCAACATCCCAATACGGAATGTTATATGCCGCATTCCGCGTAATCGAGCCGTCGATCGCGGCTGAGATTTTTGAGCGCAAACTATCCCCCCAGTACCGGAACGGGTTTTGGGAAAACGATAGTGCTTACTACACTCAGAATCTCGCTTGGTTTGGTTTGATGCCTGCTTCGATGGTTGTTCCTTATCTGTCGCACTCTACCTAA
- a CDS encoding hypothetical protein (hypothetical protein MC7420_8280;~similar to AA sequence:cyanobase_aa:LBDG_00130): MNKRSSRQSRQSSTSQIWRSRLLLLGGIGLFTTLAIILTQKPVPQVSAQASQRSAVNQLFKLPTTTAIAQYRPLSVDPIPSETIAQATPTEPAKPTETPSEKAAEPKSKRPLSQYIVQFNRSPIIGNRFRLQGVYAESQFGFTRPRQWELKSAKATIRYQHSPALVPEKSNLVIRVNDTSIGSAPLNLKNAQVGKVTFDIPLNLLQDENQISIVAQQQNSPTCSNPDDQTLWSEVLSDSEIAFNYAVKPIDLDFSRYPFPFFDEYGLDSNRISYLLPSQTSESWLTAVSRFQTNFGRLAEFRPLETVLIKDLKKLEWNDRIVVIGTPSEQPLLKTMKLPYKLVNDRFVDGNNTPLPDNVGVAMLATLNNGEIPAIVVSGNGAEGVAKAAQFLIQPSNRQIGAGTAVIVSDLSETPSPAPREWSHYLPNQDNFQLAGLTGLDNKPFKDKTVKGTSAAPVQVHFRALPDDRFLRGSTMNLKYSYSAQVDPRTSNVSVLIDGVGIGSRKLDSDKGGQNESLTVDLPPNLIKSNSIIDVAFDLYPKEAAQCGYANDQQLWGTVHGDTTFNLRRENSVELPDLKLLTTGFPLASPQDLSKTAIVVPDSPSESDLMTLLKFSERMGRLTDAKSVKVEVFKTGSLPEGTKKDRNIVAIGTRDRFPVQQAFETGGFQLMDVFGRGLGQDRIQTLPDSSGVIKSVMSPWNSDRVLIALSGQTEKGLQHVQDILAKDNWFYQLKNDTVLINANPQSATTFDADAYQLQFLDQAERRRIENVSPLSKARRFLEEQWFFVPLGIIAAALLLYGVAQLFLKRVAG; encoded by the coding sequence ATGAACAAACGGTCATCTAGACAATCCCGGCAGAGTTCCACTTCTCAAATTTGGCGATCGCGCTTGTTACTTTTGGGAGGAATTGGACTCTTTACCACACTGGCAATTATTCTGACTCAAAAGCCAGTTCCGCAAGTTTCGGCACAGGCTTCTCAGCGTTCAGCGGTCAATCAATTGTTCAAGCTACCGACAACAACTGCGATCGCACAATATCGTCCGTTGTCGGTTGATCCGATTCCGTCTGAAACGATCGCTCAAGCGACCCCGACCGAACCCGCTAAGCCGACAGAGACACCCTCGGAAAAAGCAGCAGAACCTAAAAGCAAGCGTCCTCTCAGTCAATACATTGTTCAATTCAATCGCAGTCCAATCATTGGGAATCGCTTTCGACTCCAAGGGGTGTATGCGGAATCTCAGTTTGGCTTTACTCGTCCGCGTCAGTGGGAACTAAAATCTGCCAAAGCAACGATTCGCTACCAGCACTCCCCTGCATTAGTTCCAGAGAAGTCGAATTTAGTGATTCGGGTGAATGATACGAGTATTGGAAGTGCGCCATTGAACTTAAAAAATGCTCAAGTTGGTAAAGTCACCTTCGATATTCCGTTGAATCTGTTGCAAGATGAGAATCAGATTTCGATCGTCGCTCAGCAGCAAAATTCTCCAACGTGCTCGAATCCTGATGATCAAACCCTTTGGTCAGAAGTTTTATCCGATTCAGAGATCGCGTTTAACTATGCAGTGAAGCCGATCGATTTAGATTTCAGCCGCTATCCGTTCCCGTTCTTCGATGAATACGGTTTAGATTCCAATCGCATCAGCTATCTCTTACCGAGTCAAACGAGCGAATCTTGGTTAACTGCCGTGAGTCGATTCCAAACGAATTTCGGACGGTTAGCAGAGTTCCGACCTTTGGAAACGGTGTTGATCAAGGATCTGAAAAAGCTGGAATGGAACGATCGCATTGTCGTGATCGGAACTCCGAGCGAACAGCCATTGCTGAAAACCATGAAGTTGCCCTACAAATTGGTCAACGATCGCTTCGTCGATGGCAACAATACACCCCTGCCTGACAATGTTGGCGTGGCAATGTTAGCAACCCTGAACAATGGTGAAATTCCAGCCATTGTTGTTTCTGGAAATGGTGCAGAAGGAGTTGCGAAAGCGGCACAATTCTTGATTCAACCTTCTAATCGTCAGATTGGCGCTGGAACTGCGGTGATTGTTTCTGATTTGTCAGAGACTCCTTCGCCTGCTCCACGTGAATGGTCACACTATCTACCGAATCAAGATAACTTCCAACTTGCTGGTCTGACTGGATTGGACAATAAACCATTCAAAGATAAAACAGTCAAAGGAACATCAGCGGCTCCCGTTCAAGTGCATTTCCGAGCATTACCAGACGATCGCTTTTTGCGCGGTAGCACGATGAATCTGAAGTATAGCTATAGTGCTCAAGTTGATCCGCGGACCTCGAATGTTTCTGTGTTGATTGATGGAGTCGGAATTGGTAGCAGAAAGCTCGATTCTGATAAAGGGGGTCAAAACGAATCGCTAACGGTTGATCTGCCACCCAATTTGATCAAATCGAATTCGATCATTGATGTTGCATTCGATCTGTATCCGAAAGAAGCTGCACAATGTGGTTATGCCAATGATCAGCAGCTTTGGGGAACCGTTCACGGCGATACCACGTTTAATCTCAGACGTGAAAATTCAGTTGAGCTACCCGACCTGAAACTGTTAACCACTGGGTTCCCGTTAGCTTCACCGCAGGACTTATCGAAAACCGCGATCGTCGTTCCCGATTCCCCTTCTGAGTCCGATTTAATGACGCTACTCAAGTTCAGTGAACGCATGGGACGGTTAACCGATGCAAAATCAGTCAAAGTTGAGGTGTTCAAAACTGGATCATTGCCAGAAGGAACCAAGAAAGATCGAAACATTGTTGCGATCGGAACCCGCGATCGCTTTCCAGTTCAACAAGCCTTCGAGACGGGCGGATTCCAACTAATGGATGTATTCGGGCGTGGACTCGGACAAGACCGGATTCAGACCCTTCCAGACTCTAGCGGCGTGATCAAAAGTGTGATGTCTCCTTGGAACAGCGATCGTGTTCTCATCGCGCTGAGTGGTCAAACCGAAAAAGGACTGCAACACGTTCAAGACATTCTCGCAAAAGATAACTGGTTCTATCAGTTGAAGAATGACACAGTTCTGATTAACGCAAATCCTCAGAGTGCTACGACCTTTGATGCGGATGCGTACCAGCTTCAGTTCTTAGATCAAGCAGAACGTCGTCGGATTGAGAATGTGAGTCCGCTGAGCAAAGCCCGTCGCTTCCTTGAGGAGCAGTGGTTCTTTGTTCCCCTCGGTATCATCGCCGCAGCATTGTTACTGTACGGTGTCGCTCAATTGTTCCTCAAGCGCGTTGCAGGCTAG
- a CDS encoding tetratricopeptide repeat family protein (similar to AA sequence:cyanobase_aa:LBDG_00110), translated as MRNITIALSLGALFCSLPTLALSQEVAVTRSTVVPSEIRQGYVLLGKGWVNDAIAVFQSAVKRYPDSVEARLGLAISYRRAGQDQNAWNTYQQVLSRDPNNLLALKTVGMLGGFRPQWQTRGIEALTAYLSQMPNDAEAREQRALLLGYQGRFTESLADYNQVLRGNVQPATLLNAAQTFTYAGDEKRAVELFEQYRSRSRSPIQGNAAIAYARALRETGNTTEAIRVLEAQPDSIQLRSELSQAYLDNQQPTQAIAILDTLRDRSDARLPLARALNEVGKRTNRTEFLTQSAELYLQALNQSQNPPASLVREAADVLSGIPQERQTALQLYRQLAAQDPNNKPLIVQQLALEKQLGTLSRREVRQRLQPILQPLPTDSAQRFAIARSLARMEPDPEFLPVYQELVRSNVNEPFLQFRLAQLLIERNELDAAKVAIEQYQSTAAGKRDRSPELLLAEIDRRQGNLIGASQRYEALIAEPSEVQNGAIRGLAGIRIAQFRYGEALTLYDQLLARSPDDSQLQLGRTAIAYQARKITESQANSVLDRFLAARPADSPEELYTLVGVLPARENREPLYTQLIEADPTNVPIQVKLIQVLADRDPGAARAKANQLIAKAQQASPGKDNPSLLLLRGRLEQTLGNLDRAEEAYQAILKLQPENLDALTSLGGVNFEQRDFESASRRFDQALELNPENVGVRRSIAELSAAQGLSFAAMDQLEQLRIEQQSQGAVDVELDQRIQKLQEDMLRQRGFQPAWERY; from the coding sequence ATGAGAAACATTACGATCGCGCTAAGTTTGGGGGCATTGTTTTGCTCTCTTCCAACACTGGCGCTAAGTCAAGAAGTTGCGGTTACCCGATCAACTGTAGTTCCGTCTGAGATTCGCCAAGGATACGTTCTGCTCGGAAAGGGTTGGGTGAATGATGCGATCGCGGTCTTCCAAAGTGCGGTAAAGCGTTATCCCGATTCAGTTGAAGCGAGATTGGGATTAGCGATTAGCTATCGTCGGGCTGGACAAGATCAAAATGCTTGGAATACTTATCAGCAAGTTTTGAGCCGCGATCCAAACAACCTCCTTGCACTTAAAACGGTGGGAATGTTAGGGGGCTTTCGTCCTCAGTGGCAAACTCGTGGAATTGAAGCTCTAACGGCTTATCTTTCACAAATGCCAAACGATGCGGAAGCGCGAGAACAACGCGCTCTACTGCTGGGTTATCAAGGTCGATTTACAGAATCGTTAGCGGACTACAATCAAGTCCTGCGAGGAAATGTTCAGCCTGCAACCTTGTTAAATGCGGCTCAGACTTTTACGTATGCAGGCGATGAAAAGCGGGCAGTTGAACTCTTCGAGCAATATCGATCGAGGAGTCGTTCTCCGATCCAAGGCAATGCTGCGATCGCTTATGCCAGAGCGTTACGCGAAACGGGGAATACCACTGAGGCGATTCGAGTTCTAGAAGCTCAGCCTGATAGTATTCAACTGCGATCGGAACTGTCTCAGGCGTATTTGGACAATCAACAACCCACACAAGCGATCGCGATTTTGGACACATTGCGCGATCGTTCGGATGCTCGTTTACCGCTCGCTCGTGCGTTGAATGAAGTGGGCAAACGAACGAATCGAACCGAGTTCCTAACTCAATCGGCTGAACTGTATTTGCAAGCTCTAAATCAATCCCAGAATCCGCCTGCATCACTGGTTCGAGAAGCCGCAGATGTTCTCAGTGGCATTCCTCAAGAGCGACAAACGGCACTGCAACTGTATCGTCAGTTAGCTGCTCAAGATCCGAACAATAAGCCTTTGATTGTTCAACAGTTAGCACTCGAAAAACAACTCGGAACTTTATCACGCCGAGAAGTTCGCCAACGATTACAGCCAATTTTGCAACCCTTACCCACGGATTCGGCTCAACGATTTGCGATCGCACGGTCTCTCGCTCGGATGGAACCTGATCCAGAGTTTCTTCCGGTCTATCAAGAACTCGTTCGCTCCAATGTGAATGAGCCATTTCTACAGTTCCGATTAGCACAACTGCTGATTGAACGAAATGAACTTGATGCGGCAAAAGTTGCGATCGAGCAGTATCAATCAACTGCTGCGGGAAAACGCGATCGCTCTCCAGAATTGTTGTTAGCGGAAATCGATCGTCGTCAAGGCAATCTGATTGGGGCATCACAACGTTATGAAGCTTTGATTGCTGAACCTAGCGAAGTTCAAAACGGTGCAATTCGAGGACTGGCAGGAATTCGGATTGCTCAATTTCGCTATGGGGAAGCTTTAACGCTTTATGATCAGTTGCTGGCTCGGAGTCCAGATGATTCGCAGTTACAGTTGGGTAGAACTGCGATCGCGTATCAAGCTCGAAAGATCACAGAATCACAAGCAAATTCAGTTCTCGATCGCTTTTTAGCGGCTCGTCCTGCTGATTCTCCAGAAGAGCTTTACACCTTAGTCGGTGTGCTACCTGCTAGAGAAAACCGCGAACCTTTATACACTCAACTGATCGAAGCTGATCCGACGAATGTTCCAATTCAAGTCAAGCTGATTCAAGTCTTAGCCGATCGCGATCCAGGAGCAGCCAGAGCGAAAGCCAATCAATTGATTGCAAAAGCACAACAAGCTTCTCCAGGCAAAGATAATCCATCTTTGTTACTGCTACGCGGCAGATTAGAACAAACCCTTGGAAACCTCGATCGAGCAGAGGAAGCTTACCAAGCGATTCTCAAATTGCAGCCTGAGAACTTAGATGCGTTGACCAGTTTGGGCGGCGTGAACTTCGAGCAACGAGATTTTGAATCGGCTTCTCGACGGTTTGACCAGGCACTAGAACTCAATCCAGAGAATGTTGGAGTGCGACGGTCGATCGCGGAATTGTCAGCGGCTCAAGGTTTATCGTTTGCAGCAATGGATCAGTTAGAGCAGTTGAGGATTGAGCAGCAAAGTCAAGGAGCAGTCGATGTGGAGTTGGATCAGCGGATTCAGAAGCTCCAAGAAGATATGCTTCGACAGCGAGGATTTCAGCCTGCTTGGGAGCGGTATTAA
- a CDS encoding hypothetical protein (hypothetical protein MC7420_8290;~similar to AA sequence:cyanobase_aa:LBDG_00100) → MLRIERGASRRGAKGIALPATPPVKVAAPIPAPQSPTVRFTLPDRLHSPPVATLKSTPTTSPPVRKPETSAQLPDSSPIRNPLRTNALTPPSLVFQGVYLYQGDETSARARLTGIYPLSPNAIVGGTVDVVTGRAFSDSPNQGFNVNELYVALSPRELPGLRFVVGQLDLTSYFDRNSFAKDGASQFFNSVFQTNPALSATGITSRPGALVNLSLGDNLEAKAAVFSSARGLGDFSLDAFAGEVGVRGGNLIVRGTYSTARDAGSNSGFDEIFSFNRGNNEFGLQRGDREEAYGVNAEYFIPNIRLGLFGRYGHYNNQALDRGGDTYSFGLTLLDLFTSNDRLGIGYGQGLSNSTLRRREDRDNPTVLEVFYDFRVVSGLRLGVSVQSRNDFSETIAGVRLRTEFDLLPRFRTPD, encoded by the coding sequence ATGCTTCGCATAGAGCGCGGGGCTTCCCGCCGAGGAGCTAAAGGGATTGCGCTGCCTGCAACTCCTCCAGTTAAGGTTGCAGCACCCATTCCTGCACCGCAATCTCCCACCGTTCGCTTCACATTGCCGGATCGATTGCACAGTCCTCCAGTTGCTACTCTGAAATCGACTCCGACGACTTCTCCGCCTGTTCGTAAACCAGAGACCTCTGCTCAATTACCTGATAGTTCACCCATCCGAAATCCCCTCCGCACAAATGCGCTAACCCCGCCCAGTCTTGTGTTTCAGGGGGTTTACTTGTATCAGGGGGATGAAACTTCAGCACGAGCGCGTTTGACTGGAATCTATCCACTTTCTCCGAATGCGATCGTGGGTGGAACGGTTGATGTCGTCACAGGTCGAGCTTTTAGTGATAGTCCGAATCAAGGCTTCAATGTCAATGAATTGTATGTAGCGCTTTCACCACGAGAATTACCCGGATTGCGATTTGTCGTCGGTCAATTGGATTTGACTTCATACTTCGATCGTAATAGTTTCGCCAAAGATGGGGCTTCTCAGTTCTTTAATTCTGTGTTCCAGACGAATCCTGCTTTAAGTGCCACTGGCATTACATCGCGTCCAGGTGCATTGGTCAATCTGAGTTTGGGAGATAACTTAGAAGCGAAAGCGGCTGTGTTCTCTTCTGCACGAGGATTAGGCGATTTTTCACTGGATGCTTTTGCAGGTGAAGTGGGAGTTCGAGGCGGTAATCTGATTGTTCGTGGGACGTATTCTACGGCGCGTGATGCAGGATCGAACTCAGGATTTGATGAAATCTTTTCGTTTAATCGCGGCAACAATGAATTTGGATTGCAGAGGGGCGATCGAGAAGAAGCTTATGGCGTGAATGCAGAGTACTTTATCCCGAACATTCGATTGGGATTGTTTGGTCGATATGGTCACTATAACAATCAGGCACTCGATCGAGGCGGAGATACTTATAGCTTTGGATTAACGTTGCTCGATTTGTTCACCTCCAACGATCGATTGGGAATTGGTTACGGGCAAGGATTGTCTAATTCGACTTTGCGACGGCGCGAGGATCGGGACAATCCGACTGTGTTGGAAGTGTTCTATGACTTTCGGGTGGTTTCTGGTTTGAGACTTGGGGTTTCGGTACAGTCGCGCAATGATTTTTCGGAAACGATCGCTGGAGTGCGCTTGAGAACTGAGTTTGATCTCTTGCCTCGCTTTAGGACACCTGATTAA
- a CDS encoding ABC transporter (similar to AA sequence:cyanobase_aa:LBDG_09000) — translation MSRSQNADILGFMKNAIEFNQVEKSYGSLQVLKGISGYVTAGEVLSIIGSSGCGKSTLLRCLNRLEVIDRGQIVINDLDISRPNLSSRELKQVRARIGMVFQQFNLFPHLSVLENLTLAPQQVLKLSRQESTERARYYLQEVGLAEKAEMYPEQLSGGQRQRVAIARSLCMEPQAMLFDEPTSALDPELVGEVLSVMNRLAERGMTMIVVTHEIQFARDVANRVMFLDQGVVVEEGNAREVLTHPKSDRLTTFLSRMRQAQMA, via the coding sequence ATGTCTCGATCGCAGAATGCGGATATTTTAGGATTCATGAAAAATGCGATCGAGTTCAATCAGGTTGAAAAAAGTTACGGTTCGCTGCAAGTGTTGAAGGGCATTAGCGGCTATGTTACTGCGGGCGAAGTCCTTTCAATCATTGGTTCATCTGGCTGTGGGAAAAGTACATTATTGCGCTGTCTGAATCGATTGGAAGTGATCGATCGAGGACAGATCGTGATCAATGATTTAGATATTTCTCGCCCGAATCTTTCCAGCCGCGAACTGAAGCAGGTTCGTGCCAGAATTGGCATGGTCTTTCAACAATTCAATCTTTTTCCACATCTGAGTGTTCTAGAAAACTTAACATTAGCTCCTCAGCAAGTTCTGAAACTATCGCGCCAAGAAAGCACAGAACGGGCACGATACTATCTGCAAGAGGTGGGATTAGCAGAGAAAGCCGAGATGTATCCTGAGCAACTTTCTGGAGGACAACGGCAACGAGTTGCGATCGCCAGAAGTCTCTGTATGGAACCTCAAGCAATGCTGTTTGATGAGCCAACAAGTGCTTTAGATCCAGAGCTAGTCGGTGAAGTTCTCTCTGTGATGAACCGATTAGCAGAACGGGGAATGACGATGATTGTAGTTACTCATGAGATTCAATTTGCGCGAGATGTGGCAAATCGAGTGATGTTCCTTGATCAAGGAGTCGTCGTAGAGGAAGGAAATGCGCGGGAAGTCTTGACTCATCCGAAGAGCGATCGGTTGACTACATTCTTAAGCCGAATGCGTCAAGCTCAAATGGCATAG
- a CDS encoding glutathione S-transferase (similar to AA sequence:cyanobase_aa:LBDG_46450), whose amino-acid sequence MLELYQFEMSHYVEKVRLILDYKGLPYRKIEVTPGIGQIELFQLSGQRKVPVLKDGSEIIADSTAIAEYLDRKYPEKPIIPSEPKLKGQVLLIEQWADESLGLNARKGLIGSISQNQNFRAAVLPSSTPDILKNLVSAIPGDLLGVLGTGVGMGPDSVKEAIDALKRSFTALSYILIEQPYLVGDSPTLADFAVAGLSMYVKFPTGGYLDIPESLKGQGVSGIADVSIFDPFFNWRDKLYADFRKASISSYTPPSGSAPTSINID is encoded by the coding sequence ATGCTTGAGTTATATCAGTTTGAAATGTCGCACTACGTTGAGAAAGTGCGCTTGATTCTCGATTACAAAGGCTTGCCGTATCGCAAAATTGAAGTAACCCCAGGAATTGGACAAATTGAACTATTTCAACTATCGGGACAGCGAAAAGTTCCGGTTTTGAAAGATGGTAGCGAAATCATTGCAGATTCAACTGCGATCGCGGAATATCTCGATCGTAAGTATCCAGAAAAGCCGATCATTCCTTCTGAGCCGAAACTGAAAGGACAGGTGCTACTGATTGAACAATGGGCAGATGAATCGCTAGGTCTCAATGCTCGGAAAGGTCTGATTGGATCAATCTCACAGAATCAAAACTTCCGTGCTGCTGTGTTGCCTTCTTCTACACCGGATATTTTGAAGAACTTAGTCAGTGCAATTCCTGGCGATCTTTTAGGCGTGTTGGGAACTGGCGTTGGCATGGGACCAGATTCGGTCAAAGAAGCGATCGACGCACTGAAACGTAGTTTTACTGCATTGTCCTACATCTTGATTGAGCAACCTTATCTCGTGGGGGATAGTCCAACACTGGCAGATTTTGCGGTTGCTGGATTGTCGATGTATGTGAAATTTCCCACAGGTGGATACTTGGACATTCCCGAATCATTGAAAGGTCAAGGCGTTTCTGGAATTGCAGATGTTAGCATCTTTGATCCGTTCTTTAACTGGCGGGATAAGCTGTATGCTGATTTTCGCAAAGCTTCGATTAGTAGCTATACGCCACCCAGTGGATCGGCTCCGACTTCGATCAACATTGATTAG